GGGTGGCGACGCGGCCCGCCCACGTGAACATCAACGTGATGTCGCTGATGCCCGTGGCGCAGGCCTTCGGGCCGCTCGCGGTGAAGCGCCAGGGCTGAGAGGATGGGTCTTCCTCCCCAAGCCCGAGCTACACCTTGGCCCCAACGTGCTCGTGCCGGACCTGGCCGCTTGGCGACACGAGCGGATGCCAGAGCTTCCCAAGGTCGTGGGGATGACGACCGCTCCCGATTGGGTGTGTGAGGTCCTCTCCCCTTCCACGGCCTCCCGGGACCGGGGCGCGAAGATGAACCTGTATGCCCGCGCGGGCGTGAAGCACTTGTGGCTGTTGGACCCACGCCAGCAGCAACTGGAGGTCTACCGGTTGGAGGCCGGGCGTTGGACGCCCTGCGCCACGCACACCGGCGCCGTGAACATCCAGGCCGAGCCCTTCGCCGCCCAAAACATGAATCTCGGTTCACTTTTCGAGCGCTGACCCCTGCGCTCCCGCGCACCCTTGGGCTAGCCTCAAGGCCATGAGCGACTCGGAACGTCCGCCTCCTCCTCGGGGACTCCTCGCCCGGAGCCTGAAGCTCCTGGGCCACCTCACCCATCCGGAGACGCGCACGGGCAAGGTGTTCACCCGCGCCGAACAGGGCCTCACCCGCGCCCTCTCTCGCGTCGCCGAGAGCCCCACCTATCTGCGCGCCAGCGGCACCGTGATGCGCCAGGGTCTCAACGCCCGCATCCGCCGCAACAGCTTCGTCGAAGGCGCGCTGCGCACCCTGCGCCTGCCCACCACGTCCGAGGTCGAGAACCTCCGCGACCAGCTCCGCCGCGTGAACGACCAGGTCGAGGCCCTCGGCTCCCAGTTGGAGGTCGTCGTGGACCTGCTCCACAAGCAAGAGGCCGCCTCCGACACCGCCAAGAAGCCCGGTGACGCGCCATGACCGCC
The Myxococcus fulvus DNA segment above includes these coding regions:
- a CDS encoding Uma2 family endonuclease, encoding MRGWVFLPKPELHLGPNVLVPDLAAWRHERMPELPKVVGMTTAPDWVCEVLSPSTASRDRGAKMNLYARAGVKHLWLLDPRQQQLEVYRLEAGRWTPCATHTGAVNIQAEPFAAQNMNLGSLFER